In the Mastomys coucha isolate ucsf_1 unplaced genomic scaffold, UCSF_Mcou_1 pScaffold18, whole genome shotgun sequence genome, one interval contains:
- the Nppa gene encoding natriuretic peptides A, with the protein MGSFSITMGFFLLLAFWLPGQIGANPVYSAVSNTDLMDFKNLLDHLEEKTPVEDEVMPPQALSEQTEEAGAALSSLAEVPPWTGEFNPPQRDGSALERSPWDPSDRSALLKSKLRALLAGPRSLRRSSCFGGRIDRIGAQSGLGCNSFRYRR; encoded by the exons ATGGgctccttctccatcaccatgggcttcttcctcctcctggcctTTTGGCTTCCAGGCCAAATTGGAGCAAATCCTGTGTACAGTGCGGTGTCCAACACAGATCTGATGGATTTCAAg AACCTGCTAGACCACCTGGAGGAGAAGACGCCAGTAGAAGATGAGGTCATGCCCCCACAGGCTCTGAGTGAGCAGACCGAGGAAGCAGGGGCAGCACTTAGCTCTCTCGCTGAGGTGCCTCCCTGGACTGGAGAGTTCAACCCCCCTCAGAGAGATGGCAGTGCTCTGGAGCGCAGTCCCTGGGACCCCTCTGATAGATCTGCCCTCTTGAAAAGCAAACTGAGGGCTCTGCTCGCTGGCCCTCGGAGCCTACGAAGGTCCAGCTGCTTTGGGGGTAGGATTGACAGGATTGGAGCCCAGAGTGGACTGGGCTGCAACAGTTTCCGG TACCGAAGATAA
- the Clcn6 gene encoding chloride transport protein 6, whose amino-acid sequence MAGCRGSVCCCCRWCCCCGERESRTPEELTILGETQEEEDEILPRKDYESLDYDRCINDPYLEVLETMDNKKGRRYEAVKWMVVFAIGVCTGLVGLFVDFSVRLFTQLKFGVVQTSVEECSQKGCLALSLLELLGFNLTFVFLASLLVLIEPVAAGSGIPEIKCYLNGVKVPGIVRLRTLLCKVFGVLFSVAGGLFVGKEGPMIHSGAVVGAGLPQFQSISLRKIQFNFPYFRSDRDKRDFVSAGAAAGVAAAFGAPIGGTLFSLEEGSSFWNQGLTWKVLFCSMSATFTLNFFRSGIQFGSWGSFQLPGLLNFGEFKCSDSDKKCHLWTAMDLGFFVVMGVIGGLLGATFNCLNKRLAKYRMRNVHPKPKLVRVLESLLVSLVTTAVVFVASMVLGECRQMSSTSQTGNGSFQLQVTSEDVNSTIKTFFCPNDTYNDMATLFFNSQESAILQLFHQDGTFSPITLALFFILYFLLACWTFGTSVPSGLFVPSLLCGAAFGRLVANVLKSYIGLGHLYSGTFALIGAAAFLGGVVRMTISLTVILIESTNEITYGLPIMVTLMVAKWTGDFFNKGIYDIHIGLRGVPLLEWETEVEMDKLRASDIMEPNLTYVYPHTRIQSLVSILRTTVHHAFPVVTENRGNEKEFMKGNQLISNNIKFKKSSILTRAGEQRKRGQSMKSYPSSELRNVCDEHVASEEPAEKEDLLQQMLERRYTPYPNLYPDQSPSEDWTMEERFRPLTFHGLVLRSQLVTLLVRGVCYSESQSSASQPRLSYAEMAEDYPRYPDIHDLDLTLLNPRMIVDVTPYMNPSPFTVSPNTHVSQVFNLFRTMGLRHLPVVNAVGEIVGIITRHNLTNEFLQARLRQHYQTL is encoded by the exons AGTCTGGACTATGACCGCTGTATCAATGACCCTTACCTGGAGGTATTGGAGACCATGGACAATAAG AAAGGGCGAAGATACGAGGCTGTGAAGTGGATGGTGGTATTCGCTATCGGCGTCTGTACGGGGCTG GTAGGCCTCTTTGTGGACTTTTCTGTGCGGCTCTTTACCCAACTCAAGTTCGGAGTGGTCCAAACAT CTGTGGAGGAATGCAGTCAGAAAGGCTGCCTTGCACTATCCCTCCTGGAACTCCTGGGTTTCAACTTGACCTTTGTCTTCCTGGCAAGCCTTCTTGTCTTGATAGAG CCCGTGGCAGCAGGTTCTGGAATCCCTGAGATCAAGTGCTATCTGAATGGCGTGAAAGTGCCAGGAATTGTCCGGCTCCGCACCCTGCTCTGCAAAGTCTTTGGGGTGCTGTTCAGTGTGGCTGGAG GGCTCTTTGTGGGGAAAGAAGGCCCCATGATCCACAGTGGTGCCGTGGTAGGAGCTGGCCTCCCTCAG TTTCAGAGCATCTCCTTACGGAAGATCCAGTTTAACTTCCCCTACTTCCGCAGCGACAG AGACAAGCGTGACTTTGTATCAGCGGGGGCAGCTGCTGGCGTTGCTGCAGCTTTTGGGGCCCCTATAGGGGGTACCTTGTTCAGTCTGGAGGAGGGCTCATCCTTCTGGAACCAGGGGCTCACATGGAAAGTG CTCTTCTGTTCCATGTCTGCCACCTTCACCCTCAACTTCTTCCGCTCTGGGATTCAGTTTGGAAGTTGGGGCTCCTTCCAGCTGCCTGGCTTGCTGAACTTTGGCGAATTTAAG TGCTCTGACTCTGATAAAAAATGTCATCTCTGGACAGCTATGGATTTGGGTTTCTTCGTCGTGATGGGGGTCATTGGGGGCCTCCTGGGAGCCACATTCAACTGTCTGAACAAGAGGCTTGCAAAGTACCGTATGCGCAACGTGCACCCGAAACCTAAGCTCGTGAG AGTCTTAGAGAGCCTCTTGGTGTCCCTGGTGACCACTGCGGTGGTGTTTGTGGCCTCCATGGTATTAGGAGAATGCCGACAGATGTCTTCCACGAGTCAAACTGGTAACGGCTCGTTCCAGCTCCAG GTCACATCCGAAGATGTGAATTCAACTATCAAGACTTTTTTCTGTCCCAATGACACCTACAATGACATGGCCACACTCTTCTTCAACTCCCAGGAGTCTGCCATCCTTCAGCTCTTCCATCAGGATG GGACTTTCAGCCCAATCACCCTGGCCTTATTCTTCATCCTCTATTTCCTGCTCGCATGCTGGACTTTCGGCACGTCTGTCCCCAGTGGTCTCTTTGTGCCTTCCCTACTGTGTGGAGCAGCTTTTGGACGTTTAGTTGCCAATGTCCTGAAAAG CTACATTGGACTAGGCCACCTCTATTCTGGGACCTTTGCCCTGATTGGTGCAGCAGCTTTCTTGGGTGGGGTTGTAAGAATGACCATCAGCCTCACCGTCATCCTAATTGAGTCTACAAATGAGATCACGTATGGGCTTCCTATCATGGTCACTTTGATG GTGGCCAAGTGGACGGGAGACTTTTTCAATAAGGGCATTTACGACATCCACATTGGGCTGAGAGGTGTGCCTCTTCTGGAGTGGGAGACAGAAGTGGAAATGGACAA GCTGAGAGCCAGTGACATCATGGAGCCCAACTTGACGTATGTCTACCCGCACACTCGTATCCAGTCTCTGGTGAGCATCCTGCGCACTACAGTGCACCACGCCTTCCCAGTGGTCACAGAGAACCGGGGCAACGAGAAGGAGTTCATGAAGGGCAACCAGCTCATAAGCAACAACATCAAGTTCAAG AAATCCAGTATCCTCACCCGTGCTGGTGAGCAGCGCAAGCGGGGTCAGTCCATGAAGTCTTACCCTTCCAGCGAGCTGCGCAATGTGTGTGATGAGCATGTGGCTTCTGAGGAGCCAGCAGAGAAGGAGGACCTgctacagcagatgctggagaggag ATACACTCCCTACCCCAACCTATACCCTGACCAGTCCCCGAGTGAAGACTGGACCATGGAAGAGCGTTTCCGTCCACTGACCTTCCACGGCCTCGTCCTGCGCTCTCAGCTCGTCACCCTGCTTGTCCGAGGAGTGTGTTATTCAGAAAGTCAGTCT AGTGCCAGCCAGCCCCGTCTCTCATATGCTGAGATGGCTGAGGACTACCCGCGCTATCCGGACATACATGACCTAGACCTCACACTGCTGAATCCCCGAATGATCGTG GATGTCACCCCATATATGAATCCTTCACCATTTACTGTCTCTCCTAACACCCACGTTTCTCAAGTTTTCAACCTGTTCAGAACCATGGGCCTGCGCCACTTGCCGGTGGTGAATGCGGTGGGAGAG ATCGTGGGGATCATTACACGACACAACCTGACGAATGAGTTCCTGCAGGCCCGGCTGCGGCAGCATTACCAGACCCTCTGA